A section of the Paenibacillus aurantius genome encodes:
- the ispG gene encoding flavodoxin-dependent (E)-4-hydroxy-3-methylbut-2-enyl-diphosphate synthase — protein MFHRKDTVPVRVGNLTIGGSDEVIIQSMCTTKTADVAATVAEIHRLEEAGCQIVRVTVNNKEAAEAIKEIKKQISIPLVADIHFDHRLALTAIENGIDKVRINPGNIGKRDKVEAVVRACKERGIPIRIGVNAGSLEKHLLDKYGYPTPEAMVESALFHIGILEELDFHDIIVSLKASDVPMAIAAYTKAAEAFRYPLHLGITESGTLFSGTIKSSAGIGALLSLGIGNTVRISLSADPVEEVKVARELLKTFGLISNAATLVSCPTCGRLDIDLFSIANEVEEYISKIKVPIKVSVLGCAVNGPGEAREADIGIAGARGEGMLFRYGEMVRKVPEADLLSELKKEIDHIVDEYEKTGVIPGRKH, from the coding sequence ATGTTTCATCGTAAAGATACGGTACCCGTCCGAGTCGGTAACCTGACGATCGGCGGAAGCGACGAAGTCATTATCCAGAGCATGTGTACGACGAAAACTGCGGACGTTGCGGCCACGGTGGCGGAAATTCACCGTCTCGAAGAGGCCGGCTGTCAAATCGTTCGGGTAACGGTTAACAATAAAGAGGCTGCGGAGGCCATTAAGGAAATCAAGAAGCAGATTTCTATCCCGTTGGTCGCGGATATTCATTTTGACCATCGGCTGGCCTTAACGGCTATTGAGAATGGAATCGACAAGGTCCGGATTAACCCGGGCAATATAGGCAAACGGGATAAGGTGGAGGCCGTTGTCCGGGCTTGCAAGGAGCGGGGCATTCCGATCCGGATCGGCGTTAACGCCGGGTCGCTGGAGAAGCACCTGCTGGACAAGTACGGTTATCCGACTCCGGAAGCGATGGTCGAAAGCGCCCTTTTTCACATCGGAATTCTGGAAGAGCTGGACTTCCATGACATCATCGTCTCCCTTAAGGCTTCGGACGTTCCGATGGCCATTGCGGCTTACACGAAGGCGGCCGAGGCGTTCCGTTATCCCCTTCACCTGGGGATAACGGAGTCCGGTACGCTTTTCTCCGGTACGATCAAGAGCTCCGCTGGAATCGGGGCCCTGCTTTCTCTTGGAATCGGCAATACGGTGAGGATTTCCTTAAGCGCGGATCCTGTGGAAGAAGTAAAGGTAGCCCGGGAGCTGCTTAAAACCTTCGGCCTGATCTCCAACGCCGCGACCCTGGTCTCTTGCCCGACCTGCGGACGCTTGGACATTGACCTGTTCTCCATTGCCAATGAAGTGGAAGAATACATTTCCAAAATCAAGGTGCCGATCAAAGTATCGGTGCTGGGATGTGCCGTAAACGGACCGGGAGAAGCCCGCGAAGCGGATATCGGCATAGCCGGCGCCCGCGGCGAGGGAATGCTGTTCCGCTACGGGGAAATGGTTCGGAAAGTCCCCGAAGCCGATCTTCTGTCGGAATTGAAGAAAGAAATCGATCATATTGTGGACGAATACGAAAAGACCGGAGTAATCCCCGGCCGTAAGCATTAA
- a CDS encoding divergent polysaccharide deacetylase family protein, whose protein sequence is MKWISHAGKAVLCALALGAALAFPAGKGKADPVSVKKAAIIIDDFGNDLKGTKEMMELPVPFTAAVMPFLPTTKRDAEWAHRLGHDVLVHLPMEPVKGKKSWLGPHPIMTDLSDEEIRKRVEAAIDDVPYAIGMNNHMGSKATADERVMRIVLEVCRERHLLFFDSRTSYRSQVPVLAKQLGVRTEENQLFFDDVYSRSHIIKQLALFKKKLDQNRVCTAIGHVGVTGVPMAEELKKTVLELSPEVTFLTLSEFIAVKTKGNQDEASPESAGKLQN, encoded by the coding sequence ATGAAGTGGATAAGTCATGCGGGTAAAGCGGTCCTTTGCGCCTTGGCTCTGGGAGCGGCTCTTGCTTTTCCGGCGGGCAAGGGAAAGGCGGACCCGGTTTCCGTAAAGAAGGCGGCTATCATTATCGATGACTTTGGGAACGACCTCAAAGGAACGAAAGAGATGATGGAGCTCCCCGTTCCGTTTACAGCGGCTGTCATGCCGTTCCTGCCCACAACCAAGCGGGATGCCGAGTGGGCCCATCGGCTGGGCCACGATGTGCTCGTCCATCTTCCCATGGAACCGGTAAAGGGCAAGAAGAGCTGGCTTGGCCCCCATCCAATCATGACCGACCTGTCGGATGAAGAAATTCGCAAGCGGGTAGAAGCGGCCATTGACGATGTTCCCTATGCCATTGGCATGAATAACCACATGGGGTCAAAGGCGACGGCTGACGAACGGGTCATGAGAATCGTTCTCGAAGTATGCCGGGAGAGGCATCTCCTATTCTTCGACAGCCGGACAAGCTACCGGAGCCAGGTGCCCGTCTTGGCCAAGCAGCTTGGGGTGCGCACCGAGGAGAACCAGCTGTTCTTTGACGACGTCTACAGCCGGAGCCACATCATCAAGCAGCTGGCTCTCTTCAAGAAGAAGCTCGACCAGAACCGGGTCTGCACCGCCATCGGTCATGTCGGAGTAACCGGTGTCCCCATGGCGGAAGAGCTCAAGAAAACGGTGCTGGAGCTTTCTCCGGAGGTTACCTTCCTAACCTTGAGCGAATTTATCGCGGTGAAAACGAAGGGAAATCAGGATGAGGCATCTCCGGAGTCTGCGGGCAAGCTCCAAAATTGA